From a single Endozoicomonas euniceicola genomic region:
- the phnR gene encoding phosphonate utilization transcriptional regulator PhnR: MRNQYQIIRSALCEQIESGALPAGAKLPPERQLSESFGTTRVTLREALSSLEADGMVYREDRRGWFVSPERIVYDPTVNSNFHTMVTDQGRTPETRLISASLVPATTRIQKLLQLPPLTPVYRVQRLRLVDKRAVLYVENYINPAYFPDLLEQDLQQSLSDIYRIHYRTRYSKVNYRLYPVGIHDEAATHLRVTSGSSGLLVTRINHDQKKRLIDCDFEYWRQDAIVITAQAQK; the protein is encoded by the coding sequence GTGAGAAACCAGTACCAGATCATTCGATCCGCCCTGTGCGAACAGATAGAAAGCGGCGCCCTGCCAGCAGGGGCGAAACTGCCCCCGGAACGGCAACTGAGCGAAAGCTTTGGAACCACCCGTGTCACCCTGCGGGAGGCGTTGTCGTCTTTGGAAGCCGACGGCATGGTGTATCGTGAAGACCGCCGGGGCTGGTTTGTCTCTCCCGAGCGTATTGTCTACGACCCAACCGTCAACTCCAACTTTCACACCATGGTCACCGATCAGGGCAGAACACCTGAAACCCGTTTAATCAGCGCCTCCCTGGTGCCAGCCACAACGAGGATACAAAAGCTTCTGCAACTCCCGCCGTTGACACCGGTTTATCGTGTCCAGCGCCTGCGCCTGGTGGATAAACGAGCAGTGTTGTACGTTGAGAATTACATTAATCCGGCGTATTTTCCGGATTTACTGGAACAGGATTTACAGCAGTCACTGTCCGATATTTACCGTATTCACTACCGCACCCGCTACAGTAAAGTAAATTATCGACTCTACCCTGTCGGCATTCACGACGAGGCCGCCACACACCTGCGGGTCACCTCCGGTAGCTCTGGTTTACTGGTCACCCGAATCAATCACGACCAGAAAAAACGCCTGATTGATTGTGACTTTGAGTACTGGCGGCAGGATGCCATTGTGATCACGGCCCAGGCTCAGAAATAG
- the phnX gene encoding phosphonoacetaldehyde hydrolase, which translates to MSHKVEAVILDWAGTVVDFGSWAPTSIFVEAFKKAYDFDVSLEEARVPMGLGKWDHIKTLGQLPEVAERWLKQFGRSIADQDVDDIYSAFMPLQKAKVTAFSDPIPGALETVAQLRANNVKIGSCSGYPREVMDILAPAAEAKGYKPDAVVATDDLAAGGRPGPWMALHNVIELGINNVSRCVKVDDSAPGITEGLSAGMWTVGLTLSGNEAGMTLDEYRVASEAVKEEKRRVAEDKLLSAGAHYVIDTIADLPAVIARIEQRIANGEKP; encoded by the coding sequence ATGAGTCATAAAGTTGAAGCGGTTATTCTGGACTGGGCAGGCACTGTCGTAGATTTTGGCTCCTGGGCACCGACGTCTATTTTTGTCGAAGCGTTTAAAAAAGCTTACGACTTTGATGTCAGTCTTGAGGAAGCCCGTGTTCCCATGGGATTGGGCAAGTGGGATCACATCAAAACTCTGGGGCAGTTGCCAGAAGTGGCAGAGCGTTGGTTGAAGCAGTTTGGCCGGTCAATAGCAGACCAGGACGTGGACGATATCTACAGTGCCTTTATGCCATTGCAGAAAGCTAAAGTAACGGCTTTTTCTGATCCGATTCCGGGGGCGCTGGAAACAGTGGCTCAGCTGCGAGCCAATAATGTAAAAATTGGTTCCTGCTCTGGTTACCCAAGGGAGGTCATGGACATTCTTGCGCCTGCGGCAGAAGCAAAAGGCTACAAGCCTGATGCAGTGGTGGCTACGGATGATCTGGCAGCAGGCGGTCGCCCTGGTCCGTGGATGGCTCTGCACAATGTAATTGAGCTGGGTATCAATAACGTTAGCCGTTGTGTCAAGGTAGACGATTCTGCACCGGGCATTACCGAAGGCCTGAGTGCCGGGATGTGGACTGTTGGTCTGACATTGTCTGGTAATGAAGCGGGCATGACTCTGGACGAATATCGGGTGGCTTCGGAAGCGGTTAAAGAAGAAAAGCGTCGAGTGGCAGAAGACAAACTGTTATCTGCCGGTGCGCATTATGTAATTGACACCATTGCCGACCTGCCTGCTGTGATTGCCCGGATCGAACAGCGCATCGCTAACGGTGAAAAGCCATAA
- the phnW gene encoding 2-aminoethylphosphonate--pyruvate transaminase, protein MAITTDLENPYLLLTPGPLSTSQTVREAMLRDWCTWDDDYNLGVVQKIRTQLVELATKAPGYTSVLMQGSGTASVEATIGTVIDDAGRLLVVNNGAYGARIAEIADYLNISHTVFDCGETRLPSAEVIDELLASDPSITHVAMVHCETTTGMLNPVEEVVKIVKRHKRIAIIDAMSSFGGVPMDMAELGIDYLISSANKCIQGVPGFGFVIAREELLKQCKGQARSLSLDLYAQWDCMEVNAGKWRFTSPTHTVRAFAQAMQELLLEGGVEARHERYCKNQSCLVQGMEELGFKCLLEKDMHSPFITSFYSPEHKDYDFRRFYSLLKEKGFVIYPGKVSHADCFRIGNIGDVYPGDIARLINAISESMYWEHKS, encoded by the coding sequence GTGGCGATCACAACCGACCTGGAAAACCCTTATCTGCTGTTAACCCCCGGACCTCTGTCCACTTCCCAGACGGTTCGTGAAGCCATGCTGCGTGATTGGTGTACCTGGGATGATGATTACAATCTGGGCGTGGTTCAGAAGATTCGGACACAGCTGGTTGAGCTGGCGACAAAAGCGCCCGGCTATACATCGGTACTGATGCAAGGCAGTGGTACTGCATCCGTAGAGGCTACGATTGGTACGGTTATTGACGACGCTGGTCGCTTACTGGTGGTGAACAATGGCGCTTATGGTGCCCGAATCGCTGAAATTGCTGACTATTTGAATATCAGTCACACGGTTTTCGATTGTGGAGAAACCCGGTTGCCTTCGGCGGAAGTCATTGATGAGCTGCTGGCCAGTGACCCATCCATTACCCATGTTGCCATGGTGCATTGTGAAACGACCACCGGCATGCTTAATCCGGTTGAAGAAGTGGTCAAGATCGTTAAACGACACAAGCGCATTGCCATTATTGATGCCATGAGCAGCTTTGGTGGTGTGCCAATGGATATGGCTGAGCTGGGTATTGATTACCTGATCAGTTCTGCCAACAAGTGTATTCAGGGCGTGCCGGGCTTTGGTTTTGTGATTGCCCGTGAGGAGCTGCTTAAGCAATGCAAAGGGCAAGCTCGTTCCCTGTCCCTGGATTTGTACGCTCAGTGGGACTGCATGGAAGTGAATGCCGGCAAGTGGCGCTTTACTTCACCGACTCATACGGTACGGGCTTTCGCCCAGGCGATGCAGGAACTGTTGCTTGAAGGCGGGGTTGAGGCTCGCCATGAACGTTACTGTAAAAACCAGAGCTGCCTGGTGCAGGGGATGGAAGAGCTTGGTTTTAAGTGTCTGCTGGAAAAAGACATGCACTCACCTTTTATTACTTCTTTTTATTCTCCAGAGCATAAAGATTACGACTTCCGTCGTTTTTATAGCCTGCTGAAAGAGAAAGGCTTTGTGATTTATCCGGGCAAAGTATCTCATGCAGACTGTTTCCGCATTGGCAATATTGGCGATGTATACCCAGGCGATATTGCACGACTCATCAATGCTATCAGCGAAAGCATGTACTGGGAGCATAAGTCCTGA
- the trpS gene encoding tryptophan--tRNA ligase has translation MTKTKVLTGITTTGTPHLGNYLGAIKPAIEESWRDDIQSYYFLADYHSLIKGRDPKRIHQSSLEIAATWLALGLDTDRVTFYRQSDVPEIMELNWIIGCMTAKGLMNRAHAYKAAVQDNVENEQNDPDFGITMGLFSYPVLMAADILMFGAKKVPVGQDQVQHLEMARDIAKRMNHHYKTKFVLPEAIVDENTSVLNGLDGRKMSKSYDNTIPMFVPEKKLLKLIRKIKTNSLEPGEPKDPSTCTLFQIFSAFATEEEALAKKAQYEAGAGWGDLKNELFEYLNEKLKEPRERYNELLQDPAFIEAELRKGAEKARAEAAPFLRHIRQAVGIKGFV, from the coding sequence ATGACAAAGACCAAAGTATTAACTGGTATTACGACAACAGGCACGCCGCACCTGGGTAACTACTTAGGAGCCATTAAACCGGCTATTGAGGAAAGTTGGCGTGACGATATTCAGTCCTACTACTTTCTGGCAGATTACCACTCCCTGATTAAAGGTCGTGATCCGAAACGTATTCATCAGTCCAGTCTGGAAATCGCTGCGACCTGGCTGGCTTTGGGGCTGGATACGGATCGTGTGACCTTCTACCGTCAGTCCGATGTGCCTGAAATCATGGAGCTGAACTGGATCATTGGCTGCATGACCGCCAAGGGGCTGATGAATCGTGCCCATGCTTATAAAGCCGCGGTTCAGGACAATGTTGAGAACGAACAGAATGATCCGGATTTTGGTATTACCATGGGTTTGTTCAGCTATCCGGTTCTGATGGCTGCGGATATCCTGATGTTTGGCGCTAAAAAAGTTCCGGTTGGTCAGGATCAGGTGCAGCATCTGGAAATGGCCAGAGATATTGCCAAGCGCATGAATCATCATTACAAGACAAAATTTGTTCTGCCTGAAGCCATTGTTGATGAAAACACCTCGGTGCTGAATGGTCTTGATGGTCGCAAGATGAGCAAGAGCTATGACAACACCATTCCCATGTTTGTCCCGGAGAAAAAGTTGTTGAAACTGATCCGTAAGATCAAGACTAACTCTCTGGAGCCGGGTGAGCCAAAAGATCCATCCACCTGTACTCTGTTCCAGATTTTCTCTGCCTTTGCGACGGAAGAAGAAGCTCTGGCGAAGAAAGCCCAGTACGAAGCCGGCGCTGGCTGGGGTGATCTGAAAAATGAGTTGTTTGAATACCTGAATGAAAAGCTGAAAGAGCCTCGTGAACGTTATAACGAGCTGCTTCAGGATCCTGCTTTTATTGAGGCCGAGTTGCGTAAAGGGGCTGAAAAAGCCCGTGCCGAAGCAGCACCTTTCCTGCGGCATATTCGTCAGGCTGTTGGTATTAAAGGGTTTGTTTAG
- the mutM gene encoding bifunctional DNA-formamidopyrimidine glycosylase/DNA-(apurinic or apyrimidinic site) lyase: MPELPEVETTRRGIEPHIVGQTIKHVEVRNPKLRWPVPDNLSELLAGRVIESVKRRAKYLLLEVEGGHLLIHLGMSGSLRMVNSDEPAKKHDHVDIFFSNGSCLRYHDPRRFGAVLWSSSPVNEHELLNKLGPEPLSDDFSSSLLYRRSRNKSQAVKTFIMDSHVVVGVGNIYANEALFKAGIRPDRPAGKISRARYERLTDCIKTTLAEAIRQGGTTLRDFVGGDGKPGYFKQQLTVYGRTGKPCTRCQSFIIESRLGNRSTFYCKKCQR; encoded by the coding sequence ATGCCAGAACTGCCCGAAGTTGAAACAACCCGCCGTGGTATCGAGCCGCATATCGTCGGGCAAACCATCAAGCACGTAGAAGTACGAAACCCAAAACTGCGCTGGCCTGTTCCCGATAATCTTTCAGAGCTTCTCGCTGGCCGGGTTATCGAGTCGGTCAAACGCCGGGCAAAATATCTACTGCTTGAAGTCGAAGGCGGCCACCTGCTGATTCATCTGGGCATGTCGGGCAGCCTGAGAATGGTCAACAGCGATGAGCCTGCAAAAAAACACGACCATGTCGATATATTTTTCAGCAATGGTTCCTGCCTTCGTTACCACGACCCCCGTCGTTTTGGTGCGGTATTGTGGAGCAGCTCCCCTGTTAATGAGCACGAACTGCTGAACAAACTGGGGCCCGAACCCCTGAGTGACGACTTTTCATCCAGTTTGCTCTATCGCCGGTCCCGAAATAAATCTCAGGCAGTAAAAACCTTTATCATGGATAGCCATGTGGTCGTTGGCGTTGGTAACATTTACGCCAATGAAGCGCTGTTTAAAGCGGGGATTCGCCCGGATCGACCAGCGGGAAAAATTTCCAGAGCCCGTTATGAACGTCTGACGGACTGCATCAAAACCACTCTGGCAGAGGCCATCAGACAGGGAGGAACCACCCTGAGAGACTTTGTCGGCGGCGATGGAAAACCCGGTTATTTTAAGCAGCAGCTTACCGTTTATGGTCGAACCGGTAAGCCCTGTACACGATGTCAGTCGTTCATTATTGAAAGCAGGCTGGGCAATCGAAGTACATTCTATTGCAAAAAATGTCAGCGCTGA
- a CDS encoding putative 2-aminoethylphosphonate ABC transporter permease subunit has protein sequence MNSISSTNTVSSMNNRPSALQSWLAGFSRDRAIVSVIVALITLWLVLTLLLPLLTMLVRSVQDASGQFAGLANFSEYLSSRVLTQSITNTLKLGFIVTSIVVSLAFLFAFGLTRTCMPFKPVFKVLGMLPILAPSLLPAISMIYLFGNQGIARELLFGHSVYGLPGIVLGLVFWTFPHAVLILSTALSTSDARLYEAARVMRSSTFKTFMTVTLPTVKFGLISTITVIFTLVVTDFGVPKVIGGQYNVLATDIYKQVAGQQNFAMGAVTSVLLLLPALLAFAVDRWVQRKQVDLFGSRSVSYEPEPHTLRDTAFFAFCGLICLAILSIIGMAVYGSLVSFWPWNLELSLQNYQFERFSTHGWNPYFNSLKMALGTAIIGTVIIFITAYNVEKSKMHGGVRQFIHAMAMIPMAVPGMVLGLGYIFFFNQPGNPLGMLYGTMTILVINTVAHYFTVGHLTALTALKKLPSEIESVAASLKVPQYKAFFKVSLPVCAPALLDISIYLFVNALTTTSAVVFLYSTDTMLASVAVLNMEDAGQNGAAAAMAVMILMTAAVVKIAHISLGELLLKRTQQWRRK, from the coding sequence ATGAATAGTATCAGCAGTACGAACACAGTCTCTTCAATGAATAACCGTCCATCAGCCTTGCAGTCATGGCTGGCAGGTTTTAGTCGTGACCGGGCGATTGTCTCTGTCATCGTGGCACTGATCACCCTCTGGCTGGTGCTGACACTTCTGTTGCCTCTGCTCACCATGCTGGTTCGAAGTGTTCAGGATGCCTCTGGCCAGTTTGCAGGTCTGGCAAACTTTTCCGAATACCTGTCCAGCCGGGTGCTGACCCAGTCCATTACCAATACCCTGAAACTGGGCTTTATTGTGACGAGTATTGTCGTTTCACTGGCTTTCCTGTTTGCCTTTGGCCTGACACGAACCTGTATGCCTTTTAAACCGGTGTTCAAGGTGCTCGGCATGCTGCCCATACTGGCCCCCTCACTGTTACCGGCGATCAGTATGATTTACCTGTTTGGTAATCAGGGTATCGCCAGAGAACTACTGTTTGGTCATTCAGTGTATGGCCTGCCGGGGATTGTACTGGGCCTGGTGTTCTGGACTTTTCCACATGCCGTTCTGATTCTTTCTACTGCCCTCTCTACGTCCGATGCCCGCCTGTACGAAGCGGCCCGGGTTATGCGTTCATCGACGTTTAAGACCTTTATGACCGTTACCCTGCCCACTGTGAAGTTTGGCCTGATCAGTACCATTACCGTCATCTTTACCCTGGTGGTGACTGATTTTGGTGTACCCAAGGTGATTGGTGGCCAGTACAACGTTCTGGCAACGGATATCTATAAACAGGTGGCCGGTCAGCAAAACTTTGCCATGGGTGCAGTGACCAGCGTGCTTCTGTTGCTGCCTGCCTTGCTCGCCTTTGCTGTTGACCGCTGGGTTCAGCGTAAACAGGTTGACCTGTTTGGTTCACGCTCTGTCAGTTATGAACCAGAGCCTCATACTTTAAGGGACACCGCATTCTTCGCCTTCTGTGGCCTGATCTGTCTGGCGATCCTGTCGATTATCGGCATGGCGGTTTACGGCTCACTGGTGAGCTTCTGGCCATGGAACCTGGAGCTGTCCCTGCAGAACTATCAGTTTGAGCGTTTCAGCACCCACGGCTGGAACCCTTATTTCAACTCCCTGAAAATGGCATTGGGTACGGCGATTATTGGTACCGTGATTATCTTTATCACGGCCTATAACGTTGAAAAGAGCAAAATGCACGGCGGTGTTCGTCAGTTTATTCACGCCATGGCTATGATACCGATGGCGGTACCGGGCATGGTGCTGGGTCTGGGTTATATTTTCTTCTTCAACCAGCCGGGCAACCCTCTGGGCATGCTGTATGGCACCATGACCATTCTGGTCATCAACACTGTCGCCCACTACTTTACGGTAGGGCACCTGACAGCACTGACGGCCCTGAAAAAACTGCCTTCAGAGATTGAGTCAGTCGCTGCCTCCCTGAAAGTCCCGCAGTACAAAGCTTTCTTTAAAGTCTCTCTGCCTGTCTGCGCACCGGCACTTCTGGACATTTCCATTTACCTGTTTGTGAATGCCCTGACCACCACGTCTGCGGTTGTCTTCCTGTATTCAACCGACACTATGCTGGCTTCCGTGGCCGTTCTGAATATGGAGGATGCAGGGCAAAACGGTGCGGCGGCGGCGATGGCGGTGATGATCCTGATGACGGCAGCTGTCGTTAAAATAGCTCATATAAGTCTGGGTGAGTTGCTATTGAAACGAACGCAGCAGTGGCGCAGAAAATAG
- a CDS encoding putative 2-aminoethylphosphonate ABC transporter substrate-binding protein: MKKSLTVLALAATSLISSAVMAAKPVELTVYTAFETDLLARYKNAFEKENPDIRISWVRDSTGIMTAKLLAEKDNNRADVVWGLAGSSMALLKNEGVLAAYTPKGLKDIKTELNDPEKNQAWFGNQAFFNAVCFNEAVAKAQNLPKPTSWEDLLDPVYQGKISMPNPASSGTGFMQVSAWLQSKGEKQGWDYMTRLHNNIAQYTHSGSKPCVQAAMGEVAIGISQAIRGAQLKNQGAPLDLILPEGGIGWDVESVGLVSGTAKKEAAQRLVDWSLTLKANQQYIEAYAVVGHKAVTGEVPNYPDVESSMVSMDFNAMATGRKKVLKEWSERFDYKSEPKS, encoded by the coding sequence ATGAAAAAGTCTCTGACCGTTCTGGCCCTTGCAGCCACTTCACTGATCAGTTCTGCTGTCATGGCTGCAAAGCCGGTTGAACTGACCGTCTACACCGCCTTCGAAACCGACCTGCTGGCTCGTTATAAAAATGCCTTCGAAAAAGAAAACCCGGATATCCGTATTAGTTGGGTGCGTGACTCCACCGGTATCATGACCGCCAAACTGCTGGCAGAAAAAGACAACAACCGTGCCGATGTGGTCTGGGGTCTGGCAGGTTCCAGCATGGCGCTGCTGAAGAACGAAGGGGTACTGGCCGCCTACACGCCTAAAGGGCTGAAAGACATCAAAACTGAACTGAACGACCCGGAAAAGAATCAGGCCTGGTTCGGTAATCAGGCGTTCTTCAACGCGGTCTGCTTTAACGAAGCGGTGGCCAAAGCCCAGAACCTGCCAAAGCCAACGTCCTGGGAGGATCTGCTGGACCCGGTGTATCAGGGCAAAATTTCCATGCCTAACCCGGCCTCATCCGGCACGGGTTTCATGCAGGTATCGGCCTGGCTGCAAAGTAAAGGTGAGAAGCAGGGTTGGGATTACATGACCAGACTGCACAACAACATTGCCCAGTATACGCATTCCGGCTCCAAGCCCTGTGTTCAGGCAGCCATGGGTGAAGTCGCCATTGGTATCTCTCAGGCGATTCGTGGGGCTCAGTTAAAAAACCAGGGCGCTCCCCTGGACCTGATCCTGCCTGAAGGTGGAATTGGCTGGGACGTAGAATCGGTTGGCCTGGTCAGCGGTACTGCCAAAAAAGAAGCGGCGCAGCGTCTGGTTGACTGGTCACTGACGCTTAAGGCTAACCAGCAGTACATTGAAGCTTATGCCGTTGTAGGCCACAAAGCCGTCACCGGAGAAGTACCCAACTACCCGGATGTTGAAAGCTCTATGGTCAGCATGGACTTCAACGCTATGGCAACGGGTCGCAAGAAGGTTCTGAAAGAGTGGTCTGAACGCTTCGACTACAAATCTGAACCAAAATCCTGA
- a CDS encoding aspartate aminotransferase family protein, whose translation MMLREHLSAEGDINTTAERRRWQGGIDHQPTLDLLEEDARYFLHQSMSSPCLDVLSKAGGIYIEDDRGHRYMDFHGNNVHQLGYGHPYVVQKIKDQLDTLPFSPRRFTNQTAVDCAKKLADICTDDLNRVLFAPGGTSVVGMALKLARVITGNHKVVSLWDSFHGASLDAIGVGGEACFREGMGSLTPGVERIPPAVSYRGAWPREDGSDVHYADYLEYVIEKEGGVGAFIAETVRNTDVQVPSQAYWQRVRDICDQHNVLLIIDEIPNGMGRSGEWFTFQRYGITPDIVCIGKGLGGGIVPMAAMITRDKFNVAGHISLGHYTHEKSPVGCAAALATMEVIEQDRLLDKVKDDERYVRDRLETMKDRYELIGDVRGIGLLWGVELVTCRQNKIRAREEAEKVLYRCLELGMSFKISQGNVLQLSPPLVISRKELSRALDIVEQAISEVIESKE comes from the coding sequence ATGATGCTCAGGGAGCACCTCAGTGCTGAAGGTGATATCAACACAACGGCGGAACGCAGGCGCTGGCAGGGTGGGATTGATCATCAGCCAACCCTGGATCTGCTGGAAGAAGATGCCCGGTACTTTTTGCATCAGTCCATGTCGAGTCCCTGTCTGGATGTTTTGAGCAAGGCCGGTGGTATCTACATTGAGGATGACCGTGGTCATCGTTACATGGATTTCCATGGTAACAATGTGCATCAGCTGGGTTATGGGCATCCTTATGTGGTTCAGAAAATAAAAGATCAGCTTGACACCCTGCCGTTTTCACCCCGTCGTTTTACCAATCAGACGGCGGTGGATTGTGCAAAGAAACTGGCAGATATCTGTACGGATGATTTGAACCGGGTGTTATTTGCTCCCGGCGGAACATCGGTGGTGGGGATGGCGCTGAAGCTGGCGCGCGTTATAACAGGCAATCACAAGGTGGTGTCGCTGTGGGACTCTTTCCATGGTGCCTCTCTTGATGCTATCGGCGTTGGTGGTGAGGCCTGTTTCCGTGAAGGTATGGGGTCTTTGACGCCAGGCGTTGAGCGTATTCCTCCGGCAGTCAGCTATCGTGGAGCCTGGCCAAGAGAGGATGGTTCCGATGTGCATTATGCCGACTATCTGGAATATGTGATTGAGAAAGAAGGCGGTGTTGGAGCCTTTATTGCCGAGACCGTTCGCAATACTGATGTGCAGGTGCCCAGTCAGGCTTACTGGCAGCGGGTTCGTGACATCTGTGACCAGCATAATGTCCTGCTGATTATTGATGAAATCCCTAACGGTATGGGACGCAGTGGCGAGTGGTTCACTTTCCAGCGTTACGGAATAACGCCTGATATTGTCTGTATTGGCAAAGGTCTCGGCGGTGGCATTGTCCCTATGGCTGCCATGATTACCCGTGACAAATTTAACGTTGCCGGGCATATCTCCCTGGGTCATTACACCCATGAAAAAAGCCCTGTGGGCTGTGCGGCAGCGCTGGCGACAATGGAAGTGATCGAACAGGACAGGCTTCTGGACAAGGTAAAAGACGATGAACGTTATGTTCGTGACCGCCTGGAAACCATGAAAGACCGGTATGAATTGATTGGCGATGTCCGGGGTATAGGGTTGCTCTGGGGCGTAGAACTGGTGACCTGTCGTCAAAATAAAATCCGGGCAAGGGAAGAAGCCGAAAAGGTTTTATACCGTTGTCTGGAATTGGGTATGAGTTTCAAGATTTCCCAGGGCAACGTGCTGCAATTGAGTCCGCCTCTGGTGATTTCCAGAAAAGAACTAAGCCGTGCGCTCGATATTGTTGAACAGGCTATTTCTGAAGTTATTGAAAGTAAGGAGTGA
- a CDS encoding putative 2-aminoethylphosphonate ABC transporter ATP-binding protein — MQSFLSIRNLGKKFGQFTALEDISLDIEKGEFVCFLGPSGCGKTTLLRMIAGLEECQKGEIWQGGKEITPLPPEKRDFGIVFQSYALFPNLTVYDNIAFGLHNQGKSQSDVHVLVNEWLETVGLPDSGHKYPGQLSGGQQQRVALARALALSPGLLLLDEPLSALDAKVRVKLRESIRALQKRLGITTVMVTHDQEEAMAMADRIVVMNHGHIEQVGTSKAIYQKPASKFVAQFVGSMNFLDGIVDQQNKTHVGETTVAVDPVCRQNDRVLLGIRPEDLTFGEGTSELPVTVENMEFQGTFVRAECSPRGWKSRKNIKVDVPIHQLSGLAISPGSQSSIVLQEQHIHVFPPEAF; from the coding sequence ATGCAATCATTCCTTTCCATTCGTAATCTGGGCAAAAAATTTGGCCAGTTCACCGCGCTGGAAGATATATCACTGGACATTGAAAAGGGGGAGTTCGTCTGTTTTCTGGGTCCCTCTGGTTGTGGCAAAACCACACTGTTACGAATGATTGCTGGTCTTGAAGAGTGCCAGAAAGGCGAAATCTGGCAGGGCGGTAAAGAGATCACGCCGCTGCCTCCTGAAAAACGTGATTTTGGTATTGTATTCCAGTCCTATGCTTTATTCCCGAACCTGACGGTATACGACAATATCGCATTCGGCCTCCATAACCAGGGCAAGTCTCAATCCGATGTTCATGTACTGGTCAATGAATGGCTGGAAACCGTTGGCCTGCCTGATTCCGGTCATAAATATCCCGGACAGCTGTCCGGTGGACAACAGCAGCGTGTTGCCCTGGCAAGAGCTCTGGCACTGTCTCCGGGCCTTCTGTTGCTGGATGAACCTCTGTCTGCGCTGGATGCCAAAGTTCGCGTGAAACTGCGAGAGTCTATCCGCGCTCTGCAAAAACGCCTTGGCATTACCACCGTTATGGTGACTCACGATCAGGAAGAAGCCATGGCAATGGCTGACCGCATTGTTGTTATGAACCATGGTCATATTGAACAGGTAGGAACATCAAAGGCCATCTACCAGAAACCGGCTTCGAAGTTTGTAGCTCAGTTTGTCGGTTCCATGAATTTCCTTGATGGCATTGTTGACCAGCAAAATAAAACCCACGTCGGTGAAACGACCGTCGCCGTCGATCCTGTTTGCCGTCAAAATGACCGAGTACTGCTGGGCATTCGCCCGGAAGACCTGACATTTGGCGAGGGCACCTCCGAACTGCCTGTGACGGTTGAAAATATGGAATTTCAAGGTACGTTCGTAAGGGCGGAGTGCAGCCCGAGAGGCTGGAAGAGTCGCAAAAATATAAAGGTCGATGTCCCTATCCACCAGCTGTCTGGTCTTGCGATCAGTCCCGGTAGCCAGTCGAGCATCGTGCTGCAGGAACAACACATTCATGTGTTTCCACCAGAGGCGTTCTAA